The Penicillium digitatum chromosome 6, complete sequence genome has a window encoding:
- a CDS encoding Cytochrome c oxidase biogenesis protein Cmc1-like → MHSHLHTSYNVNCEEIMTALDDCHAKGFLHKVIGSCNDIKVEVNKCLSAERFDRAKRNRDEARSNRRRVEEIWAKERELDQGPAVAVAAAAAANVAAANAAKQ, encoded by the exons ATGCATTCTCACCTTCATACCTCATACAATGTCA ATTGCGAAGAAATCATGACTGCTCTCGATGATTGTCATGCCAAGGGATTCCTACACAAAGTCATTGGAAGCTGCAACGATATCAAAGTTGAAGtgaacaaatgcctctcCGCAGAGCGATTCGACCGCGCAAAGCGCAACCGAGACGAGGCGCGCAGCAACCGTCGGCGCGTTGAGGAGATATGGGCCAAGGAGCGCGAGCTTGATCAAGGGCCTGCAGTGGCggtggctgctgctgctgcggcAAATGTTGCGGCGGCTAATGCTGCGAAGCAATAG
- a CDS encoding RRNA processing protein Pwp1, putative: MSSMITTTTWVKRGVAAQFPTKYEIDEAEMGRISKLARMQLEDAKDDMNAAQEGSGDEGDDAMEDDTEEKPSANGTDAKSDDDVLKEFDMDNYDKEEVDEDGEKITMFGNVQSLAYHQPNEEDPYLVIPEDEDDEEREELQIMPHDNLLLAGKAEDEVAHLEVYVYEDQADNLYVHHDIMLPGIPLCTEWLDIPVGKNPEGRTQGNFVAIGTMEPDIEIWDLDVVDCMYPNAILGQGGQDAEKTKKKQKKKPKANDEFHIDAVLALAANRQHRNLLASASADKTVKLWDLNTATCAKSYSNHKDKVCSLDWHPTESTILLSGSYDRTVVAADMRAPDAQARWGVDADVECVRWDSHDTNFFYVTTDGGMVYRYDMRNVPTTPAESKPVWSLQAHDSSVSSFDINRYIPGFLVTGSTDKTVKLWSVENDKPTLVVTRKLEVGKVFSTTFAPDKEVSFRLAVAGSKGNVQIWDASTNGAVRRAFVSRLPDLAGEVQERTIGINADDDESDDDEEEEGDEGEPRGGDGWESMDED; this comes from the exons ATGTCTTCCATGATTACGACTACGACGTGGGTGAAGCGCGGTGTCGCTGCCCAGTTCCCTACCAAATATGAGATTGATGAGGCCGAGATGGGCCGCATATCTAAGCTTGCGCGCATGCAGCTCGAGGATGCGAAGGACGATATGAATGCTGCCCAGGAAGGATCTGGAGATGAGGGTGATGATGCTATGGAGGATGATACTGAGGAGAAGCCCTCGGCCAATGGCACAGATGCAAAGAG cgatgatgatgtgTTGAAAGAATTCGACATGGATAATTACGACAAGGAGGAGGTTGATGAGGACGGCGAAAAAATTACCATGTTCGGCAATGTTCAGTCCCTGGCCTACCACCAGCCCAACGAGGAAGACCCGTACCTTGTGATCCccgaggacgaggatgatgaagaacGCGAGGAGCTCCAGATTATGCCCCACGACAACCTTCTATTGGCCGGAAAGGCGGAGGACGAAGTTGCGCACTTGGAGGTCTACGTCTACGAAGACCAAGCTGACAACCTCTATGTTCACCACGACATCATGTTGCCCGGCATCCCGCTTTGCACGGAGTGGCTTGATATTCCTGTCGGCAAGAACCCTGAAGGTCGCACACAAGGAAACTTTGTGGCTATCGGAACAATGGAGCCCGATATCGAAATCTGGGACCTGGATGTCGTGGACTGCATGTACCCCAACGCGATTCTCGGACAGGGTGGCCAGGATGCcgagaagaccaagaagaagcaaaagaagaagcccaaGGCCAACGACGAGTTCCACATCGATGCCGTCCTGGCGCTGGCCGCCAACCGTCAGCACCGCAACCTGCTTGCCTCCGCCTCAGCCGACAAGACCGTCAAGCTCTGGGATCTCAACACTGCCACCTGCGCCAAGTCCTACTCCAACCACAAGGACAAGGTCTGCTCACTAGACTGGCACCCGACCGAGTCCACCATTCTGCTGAGCGGCAGTTATGACCGCACCGTCGTAGCAGCGGACATGCGTGCACCGGATGCCCAGGCCCGCTGGGGTGTCGACGCAGACGTCGAGTGTGTCCGCTGGGACTCGCACGACACTAACTTCTTCTACGTGACTACCGACGGAGGCATGGTTTACCGCTACGACATGCGCAATGTCCCCACCACCCCTGCCGAGTCCAAGCCAGTCTGGTCTTTACAAGCACACGACTCCTCCGTCTCATCCTTCGACATTAACCGCTACATTCCCGGCTTCCTGGTGACTGGGTCAACAGATAAGACCGTCAAGCTTTGGAGTGTCGAGAATGACAAGCCCACTCTTGTTGTGACGCGCAAGCTTGAGGTCGGTAAGGTGTTCTCTACTACCTTCGCTCCCGACAAGGAGGTCAGCTTCCGGTTGGCGGTTGCTGGCAGCAAGGGTAATGTACAGATCTGGGATGCTTCGACTAACGGCGCTGTTCGTCGTGCGTTTGTCTCTCGTCTACCCGACCTTGCTGGTGAAGTTCAGGAGCGCACTATTGGTATCAatgctgatgatgatgagtccgatgatgacgaggaagaggagggtGATGAGGGTGAGCCTCGTGGTGGTGATGGATGGGAGTCGATGGATGAAGACTAG